The nucleotide window CTTGTATGCAATCTCCGCTGTGTTCGGAATGTAACTGAACACCGTGTTTTCAAAGTCATTACCGATGATCTCTTCAATCGGTCCGGCAAGCTTCGCACCCAGCCGCTTGCGATCCTCATAGATGTCGAGGTCGTTCCCGCGTGAAAAATAGATGCGTTCAAAGCTGCACGAACGTTTGGGTTTTGGCTCTCGAATCGTCTGTTGCAGGATGCGACCGTCCGCCTTGATCACCAGAATATCACCCGGAGGAAACTCGCGAATTTCCTCTGCCTTTTTCCCAAAAACCGTCATCAGAGGTGCGCGCTCCGAAGCACAGGCCAGGACCTCCTCATCCTGCATGTAAAAAAGCGGACGGATGCCCCATGGATCCCGAATCATGAACGCATCTCCATTTCCCAAAAACCCCGCGATCGAATATCCTCCATCCCACTTGCGACTGGCGGCACCGATGATGTGGGCCACATCGAGATCCCGGCTGATCTTGTTCGTGATGTTTGCGCCGTTTTCTCCCTCAATTTCACGATAGGCCCGATAGAGACGATCGTGCTCATGGTCGAGTTCAAAACCAATCTCCTCCAGGATCGTCTGCGTGTCCGTATCGAAGATCGGGTGTTGCCCCATCGCGATCAGGCGATCATTGAGTTCGGGCGTATTGGTCATGTTGAAGTTGCCCGCCAGCATCAAATTCTTGGTCGGCCAATTGTTCTTGCGGAAAAACGGGTGGCAGGAACTCTCGCTGTATCCACCCGACGTGCCGTAGCGCAGATGCCCCAGATACACTTCACCGGCAAAATCAAAATGGTGCTTCACCGAGGCCACATGCTCCGGGTCAATCACCCCGCGCTCCAGTAGCTTGTTATACTGTTTCAAGCCCTTGCGGAAGACTCGCGCAAGTGGATTGCTCTTGATGCTGCGCTCCCGAAACATGTAGGGAAGTCCGGGCTGCACATTGAGCTTCACACAACCAATACCCGCCCCATCCTGACCGCGATTGTGTTGTTTCTCCATCAACAGGAAGAGCTTGTTGTAGGCCCACAGCGGAGACGCATACTTCGTCTTGTAGTGAGCGAGAGGTTTGAGCAGGCGAATCATCGCCACGCCACATTCGTGCTTGATCGGATCACTCATGGAATCGGGTCCTCAGGGTACCAATGTCGAAAACGATATGCCGGACTCAGGCGAGTCGACAGAGCGTGTCCGTCACCGGATTGTGGAAAATGTGGGTTTTGACCAGTGCCTGCCAGTCGACTCCCTTGCCGCTCTGATCGGTCAGACGCCAGATCGTGCGCTGTCGTATCTGCCGCAGATGGTTCATCGCAAAGCGTTTTTTCAGGGTTTGCAGGCGCATGGCCGCGACCGGATTGACCGGAGAATCGACCAACAGGGTGATTCCCTCCGGTGTGGGATGCTGCACTTGATCTATCGCGTCGATCCACTCCTTGTTTGTATTCAACAATTCCCCCGATGCAACCAGGGCCTGATGTTGGGCAGAACTGAGAGGAGCCTCTGCCTGCAGGCTCCACAGCACCCAGCGCTCCACCGAGATGGCATATCCCTTTTTCTCGAGCGCATCTTCGATCGAACAGGCCGTATTGTCGGTGATGATCAACTTCACCGGCAGGTGCTCGAACTCTGGCTCCAGCTTCCCCATCGCAATGGCATCTTCATTCTGCGCGCGTGTGGGTTCCTTCAGCTCGGTCGTATCGAGCGAAATTCGATCATATTCCCGCATGTATTCACCGATGGACTCAAAAATCACGTCCCCCTCAGACACACGCTCCGGATGCGGCATCATCGCCATCACGTTACCAGCTACATTGGTCACTGCCGCCACATTTCGCTCGGATCCGTTCGGATTCACGGGATAGTCCACTACCCGTTCACCAGAGGCGTCCACATAACGAAATGCGAGCATGCCCAACTCTTCCATCTGGTCCGCAAGCGTGGGTTCAAACAGAAAGCGACCTTCCGCATGTGCAAAAGGCACCCGGATGCGATCTTTCGCCCCCAGTTTTCGATTGAAGGCATTGCGCCCGGATTCAAGTCCGGTTTGAAGGTAGCAGTGGTCGTTGTAATAACCGACGCCCACCAGCCGTCCCTGGCGCTCCATGCGATTGGGCGCCAGCACCATGCCAAGGTGCCGACTCCGGTAACCCGGAACCAGCCCTGTTTCCACGAGAATCTGTGCCCCATTGCAGATGCCAAGCACAACCTTGCCCGACGCTGCCTCTCGGGCGATCTCCTGCATCACAGGTTCGAGCGAAGCAATGACACCTGCTCGTGAGCGGTCCTCATACGAAAATCCGCCCACAATATAATAGCCTGCATAGTTCCGCAGGTTTGCCACCGGAGCGTTCCATAAAAATGGTTCACAGGCAATACCCGCTCTTCGCAGCGCAAATATGGACTCGTCTTCACAGTTACTCCCCGGAAACTGCACGACTGCTATCGTTTTCTCCATGTATCAATTCGTTTGAATTCACTGAACGCAGGTTTTCAACCCCTCTCTTTCAACACCACTTTGCAATCTCCCGGCACGATGGAACCAATGCGATAAGCATCATAGCCCGCCGCTGCGACCGTTTCGATCAACTGGGATGCCTGCTCAGCGTCAACCACCCAGGTCATGCCAATGCCCATGTTCATGGCGCGAAACATTTCATCACGCTCCACACCACCCAACTTTGAAATCAGATCAAAAATCGGGAGCACTGGCCAGGTTCCCAGCTGAATCTCGGCCTGACAACCCTCAGGCAACACGCGGGGAATGTTGTCATAAAATCCTCCTCCCGTGATGTGCGCCATGCCATGGATGCGAATGCCTGCAGCATCTGCAGCGGCAAAGGCCGGATAATAGTTGCGGTGAGGCTCGAGCAGTGCCTGCCCCAAAGTCATACCGAGGTCGTTGTGATGAACGGTGAGATCCAGCCCCGCGATTTCCAGAAGCACCTTGCGCGCCAGCGAATACCCATTGGTGTGCAATCCACTGGAGGCGAGCCCCACAATCACCTGTCCCGGTTGAATCGAGGCCCCCGTGATCAGCTTGCGTTTTTCGACCACACCCGTGATCACTCCGACAATGTCAATCTCCCCTTTGGCATAGGTCGGTGGCATCTCTGCGGTCTCCCCTCCGACCAGAGAAACTCCACTCTCGATACAGGCATCTGCCATGCCTCCGACAATCTCTGCCACAACTGCGGGTTCGAGTTCCTGGCTGGCCACATAGTCGAGAAAGGTGATGGGTTTGGCTCCGTGAACCAGGATATCATCGCAGGCATGGTTCACAATATCCTTCCCCAGCCCGGCAAACTGGCGCAGCTTGCATCCCAGGGTCACCTTCGTGCCCACTCCATCGATACTCTGGATGAGCACTGGTTCATCATAGCCTTTCAACACCGCGCCAAGGTCGATCATCGAACCAAAACTGCCGATGTCCGCCATCACTGCGGGGGAAAAGGTCGAGCGGACTTTGCTCTTGATGCGGGCAACCACTTCCATGCCTGCATCGATGTTTACGCCAGCCGACTGATACGTCACTTTGTTGGCTTTTTGATCATTCATAAGGGGAAAAATGCAGTGGGTTCGATAGGCCGCTCCTGTGCCGATCAGAGATTGTCGAGTGCCGTCATCCAACGGTTTTTCAATCCAGCCATATCCGGCAATCGAATGCCCTGAATCTCACAATTGCCTCGGTTCACGGTCTCTCCGATTTTTTGAAATTTCACGTGCCGCTCGTTCAGCAGGGTTTCCACTTCATCTGCATGCGCACGCGATACCTCCATCACAAATCCGGGACTTTCATTGAACAGCAGGAAATCCTTGCGCAATCCAGACTGCATCCATACCCGGCACTCAAATTCGCCATGAAAGCACATCCACGCCAGGGCTGCCGCCAATCCCCCGGGACCCACAGCCTTGCACGCAAGGACTCGCCCCTGATCGATGAGATCGGTCACCACGTTGACCTGATTGCCAAATTCTGCAAAGCCCACCGTTGGCATGGGAGCACAGTCACGCCCAATCACTTCCTGATACACACTCCCGCCCATGCGATCCGTGATCGTGCCCACATGGAAGAGGATCGAACGCTCTGCCTTGAATCCCGGTGTCACCGCCCGATCCACGTGCTCAAGTCGGCCAACACAACCAATCATGGGACTCGGGGGAATGCTTCCTTCCCTCGTCTCATTGTAGAGGGATACATTGCCAGCAACGACCGGAATCGCATGATCCGGGTGCGCCTTCAGTCGAATCTCGCGGCATGCGTCGGAAATGCCGCGAATCGCTTCCACGAATTCCCCCATCTGACTGGGTTTTTCAGGGTTTCCAAAACAAAGGCAATCCGAAATCGCAATGGGAGCAGCTCCGACCGACGCAAGTTTCGCAACTGCATCCACAACTGCCATGGCAGCGCCCCAGTAGGCATCAATGCGACCCCAATGCGGATTTTGGGCCATGCTCACGGCCAAGCCCACCTGTCGAATACTCTCGGGATAGCGCTCCGCATCGAGATAGGGACGCAGCACGCCAGCATCAGCCTGCCCACGTTCAATGACCACCAGCCCCTGCACCTGTTTATCATACCGGCGATACACTCCATGCTTGCTCGCAACATCCGGATGCGTGATCACTTGCTGGATGATTGCAGCATAGGAGGCAGGTTCATCATATGCGATTTCATCACGAGGGGAGCGGGAATAGTGATGCTCGCGATGATAGATCAATCCCTCCGTGACGTCCTTTGCCTGGGCCTCGACAATCACCTGCCCCTTGGCGGTGACGCGGTACAGAGTATCCCCTCGAACACTGCCGACCACCGACGCGCGGGCACCGTGTGAAACACTGGGAAAGTCAAACGTTTCGTTGTAGTGCTTGAGAACGGTCTCGACAAGATCTTCCGGTACCGCCCACATGAATCGCTCCTGCGTTTCCGAGCAAAGCTTCACCGCATCGGGGAGATCATCCATGCTCACGTGCACAGCGTCCAGATCCACATCGGCACCATATCCTGCCGAATCAGCCAACTCCACACTGGCACAGGCAATCCCGCCCGCACCCAAATCCTTGAACCCCACGCGATGGATGTGTCCATTGGCCTTGAGCCATTCGACCAGCGCATAGGTTGCCTTGAGGATGTGGCGTTCGAGAAATGCGTTGGGTTCCTGCACCGCCCCTTTGTTCTGCTCCTTCTTTTCCTCTTCGAGTTCGAGTGAAGCAAAACTTGCGCCTCCGAAGCCGCTGTTGTCAGTCGGCTTGCCCACCAGAATCAACTTGTATCCCGCACCTCCTTCGGGAACGGATGAATGGATGATTTCATCCTCTCGGATTGTGCCAAGTGTCAACACGGTCACCAGGCAGTTGTCGTTGTATCCTTTGTGATAATAGACATCGCCCACCACATTGGGAATTCCCAACGGATTTCCATAACCCGCAATCCCGGAAACAACGCCATTTGCAATCCACTGTGCCTTTGCATTTTCGAGCTCCCCAAAGCGCAGTGCATCTCCAATGGCGATCACTTTTGCGCCCATGCAGCAAACATCCCGCACATTACCTCCCACCCCGGTGGCCGCTCCTTCGTACGGAACGATCTGTGAGGGATGGTTGTGCGACTCATGACTCACCGCAATGCCGTATCGCATGCCGTTTTGATCGCGGGCAAGTTCCACAATTCCAGCATCTTCCTTCGGTCCGAGTATCACTCCGGGTCCATCTGTGGGAAACAATTTCAGGAACGGTCGGCTGCTTTTGTAGGAGCAGTGTTCCGACCCCTGGATCGACCAAAGCACCAGTTCCGAAACTGACGGTGGACGCTTGAGAATCTCAAACTGCACTTTCCGAACTTCTTCAATTTTCAGTGACAGCCGATACTCCGCCAAAATGGATTGAATTTCCGCGTCCGTTTTTCCCTCAAAGTCGATGCACTCCGATGTGAAAGTCATACCCCTAGCAAGCATTGCGATTCCGATGTGTCGAGCCATTTTTCCGTTCACATCAACAGCTGCGAATCCCAACGGGCACAGCTGCTCCTCACCCGAAAAAAACAAGACAGAGTGCAGCCCACTTCATGGGCTTCGCCGGGTTTTCCAAATTCCGTTTCGACAAAACAGGAAAATTGCCTCACATTACCCATCGTCAGTTCAACTGCTCCAGGACTCGTCAGAGGAGTCCCAACTCAAACATCATGGAATTCATCCTTAGTTTTCTGAAAAATCCGATTTCGATCGCGGCCCTCTCCGGCCTCGGTGTAGGCCTGCTGTTATCCCTCTTCATCCTCATCAAAACCCGGATCTACCGGCGCGAGCTGGATGACGAAATCGCGGATGCCCGCTATGACTACCGACGCCTGGAGGAACAGATGAATGCCCAGATGCGGATCAGTGCCAAGGCGCAGGACGAGCTGCAGGCACGTATTGACGAGCAACAACAGCGCATTCATCACCTGCAGACTTCGCTGGAGACCTTGTCACAGAAGCCGGGAAAAAAAGAACTTCGGCAGCTTCAGCTCTACGAACGCACCCTTGAACTCATGGAACAACGTTCCCCCAACGCCATGCTCTCCTGGGAAAATGCACAAACCGAAGCATTGGAACAGATGGCAGCCATTGACAAGGGATTGAAACCCATGCTGCGCAAGGTGTTCAAATCGGAATGATTCCGGCACGAGGCAACGACTGGTTTCCGCTTACCTGAACCCGATTTTCCCTTCCATGCAGACTCACGAATCCATCGTCATCGGTGCTGGCATCTCAGGGTTGCTCTGTGCTCAGGCCCTGCACGATTCCGGCGTCGATGTGCTGGTAATTGAAAAAGGCCGTGGAGTCGGCGGTCGAATGGCCACCCGACGCTTCGCAGGTGGACGTGCCGATCATGGAGCACAGTTGTTTACCTCCCGCGATCTGCGGTTTCAGATGATCGTAGACGAATGGCTGGGGGAGAAAGTTTGCAAGCGCTGGTATGTGTCCAAAGGCTGCGAACTCGGTGCTCAAGGCTACGTTCGCTACTGCGGTCGCACGGGCATGACGGATGCCCCCAAGTGGATCGCGCGCAATCTGCAGGTAAGCAAGGAGACTCTGGTCGACCATGTGCACTACGACGCTTCATCCCGCAGTTGGCAGATCACGGTGCAGGGCGAGCTTGCCTATGCCTGCCAAACCCTCTTTCTCACCGCTCCACTTCCCCAATCCCTGACACTGCTCGAAGCAGGTGACAGTCCTTTGGAAGTGAGCCTGCACGACGAACTCAAAGGGATTCGCTATCACCGTGGCATCACGATCATCGCGCAACTCGATGGTCCCGCCCAACTGTCAGAAACCGGGGCAATTCGCATCAATGATGCTCCGATCACCTGGATCGGTGACAATCAGGCCAAGGGCATCTCCCCGGATGTCCCGCTGATTACGATCCACGCAACACCTGGTTTTGCCGACAAGCACTGGGAGAGTCCCGACGCTGAGCGTGCTCCTCTCTTGATCGAGGCCGCCCGCCCTTACCTGAAATCCAATGTGATCGATTGGCAATGCCACCGTTGGGGCTATTCCTTTCCCATCAACCCCTGGCACGATGTCTTTGTCGAAGATGCAGATCGAAGTCTGTTTCTCGCTGGCGATGCCTTCGGAGGACCTCGGGTCGAAGGTGCCGCACTCTCGGGTCTAATGGCCGCAGCAGAGTTTCTCGACAAACGCTCCCGACGCCCACTTCGAAGTTGATCAGCGCGATAATGCGCTTCCCAGTGACCTCACATCCAGTCCCGATGCCTCCTGAAACGCAGCCAGCCTGAATTCTGGAAGAATGGCAAAGAGGTGATCAAAGATATCGGACTGGATCGCTTCGTAGTTCACCCAGTTTGTGTCCTTCGAGAATACATAGATCTCGATAGGAAGACCCTTGGATGTGGGCGCCAACTGACGCACCAGAAAGGTCAGTTTATCATGAATCTGCGGATTTGCTTTCAGATAGGCCACACAGTAAGCGCGGAAGGTCCCGATATTGGTAAGTGAACGTCCGTTTCTCGGGAAATCCATGATCCCGTTCTCCTTGTTAAAGGCATCAATTTCCGCAATTTTCTGATCCACATAGTCACGGATCAACGTGATGGAGCGAAAGTGATCGATCATCTCCCGGTCAGCAAAGCGAACCGTGCTCAGATCGATCATGAGGGAGCGTTTGATGCGACGCCCACCCACTTCGCGCATTCCACGCCAGTTTTTGAAGGATTTTTGAATCAGGTCGTATGTCGGAATCGACGTGATGGTCTTGTCCCAATTCTGTATTTTCACAGTTGTCAGCGAGATGTCCGTGACATCTCCATCCGCCCCGTGCGCTGGCATTTCGATCCAGTCTCCAACCCTCACCGTGCGATTGACCGAGATCTGAATTCCGGCCACAAGTCCCAGAATCGCATCCTTGAAAATCAGCAGCAGGACAGCGGTCAGCGCACCGATACCTGATAGAAAATAGACCGGTGTCTTCCCCAACAGTACCGAGAGAAAGAAAATCGCACCCACGAGAAAAACCACCAGTTTCACCGCCTGCACGAAGCCCTTGATTTCGATGTCCTTCGATATGGGCAGCAGCCCATAGAACCCCATTCCTGCATTGAGCAGTGAATCCACCAGCAACAGCAGCGTCACGATGAAGTACAAATTGCACACGGT belongs to Puniceicoccaceae bacterium and includes:
- a CDS encoding amidophosphoribosyltransferase codes for the protein MSDPIKHECGVAMIRLLKPLAHYKTKYASPLWAYNKLFLLMEKQHNRGQDGAGIGCVKLNVQPGLPYMFRERSIKSNPLARVFRKGLKQYNKLLERGVIDPEHVASVKHHFDFAGEVYLGHLRYGTSGGYSESSCHPFFRKNNWPTKNLMLAGNFNMTNTPELNDRLIAMGQHPIFDTDTQTILEEIGFELDHEHDRLYRAYREIEGENGANITNKISRDLDVAHIIGAASRKWDGGYSIAGFLGNGDAFMIRDPWGIRPLFYMQDEEVLACASERAPLMTVFGKKAEEIREFPPGDILVIKADGRILQQTIREPKPKRSCSFERIYFSRGNDLDIYEDRKRLGAKLAGPIEEIIGNDFENTVFSYIPNTAEIAYKGMIQELRLRRRLEVKKAILEEASRGKLTEEFLDSVILRNWPRSEKVANKDIKLRTFISQEGSRQELVSHVYDITYGTVEPKDILVCVDDSIVRGTTLRKSVISILARLNPRKIVIVSTAPQIRYPDCYGIDMSQIEKFIAFEAATELLREAGETQLIEDVYRECKAQESLPSDMLGNKVARIYDAFTTEQISAKISELVRPQVEGWDGELQIVYQTIDALHEALPEHTGDWYFTGEYPTPGGYRVLNRAFINYFEKKTGGRSY
- a CDS encoding FAD-dependent oxidoreductase codes for the protein MQTHESIVIGAGISGLLCAQALHDSGVDVLVIEKGRGVGGRMATRRFAGGRADHGAQLFTSRDLRFQMIVDEWLGEKVCKRWYVSKGCELGAQGYVRYCGRTGMTDAPKWIARNLQVSKETLVDHVHYDASSRSWQITVQGELAYACQTLFLTAPLPQSLTLLEAGDSPLEVSLHDELKGIRYHRGITIIAQLDGPAQLSETGAIRINDAPITWIGDNQAKGISPDVPLITIHATPGFADKHWESPDAERAPLLIEAARPYLKSNVIDWQCHRWGYSFPINPWHDVFVEDADRSLFLAGDAFGGPRVEGAALSGLMAAAEFLDKRSRRPLRS
- the purL gene encoding phosphoribosylformylglycinamidine synthase subunit PurL gives rise to the protein MTFTSECIDFEGKTDAEIQSILAEYRLSLKIEEVRKVQFEILKRPPSVSELVLWSIQGSEHCSYKSSRPFLKLFPTDGPGVILGPKEDAGIVELARDQNGMRYGIAVSHESHNHPSQIVPYEGAATGVGGNVRDVCCMGAKVIAIGDALRFGELENAKAQWIANGVVSGIAGYGNPLGIPNVVGDVYYHKGYNDNCLVTVLTLGTIREDEIIHSSVPEGGAGYKLILVGKPTDNSGFGGASFASLELEEEKKEQNKGAVQEPNAFLERHILKATYALVEWLKANGHIHRVGFKDLGAGGIACASVELADSAGYGADVDLDAVHVSMDDLPDAVKLCSETQERFMWAVPEDLVETVLKHYNETFDFPSVSHGARASVVGSVRGDTLYRVTAKGQVIVEAQAKDVTEGLIYHREHHYSRSPRDEIAYDEPASYAAIIQQVITHPDVASKHGVYRRYDKQVQGLVVIERGQADAGVLRPYLDAERYPESIRQVGLAVSMAQNPHWGRIDAYWGAAMAVVDAVAKLASVGAAPIAISDCLCFGNPEKPSQMGEFVEAIRGISDACREIRLKAHPDHAIPVVAGNVSLYNETREGSIPPSPMIGCVGRLEHVDRAVTPGFKAERSILFHVGTITDRMGGSVYQEVIGRDCAPMPTVGFAEFGNQVNVVTDLIDQGRVLACKAVGPGGLAAALAWMCFHGEFECRVWMQSGLRKDFLLFNESPGFVMEVSRAHADEVETLLNERHVKFQKIGETVNRGNCEIQGIRLPDMAGLKNRWMTALDNL
- the purQ gene encoding phosphoribosylformylglycinamidine synthase I; the protein is MEKTIAVVQFPGSNCEDESIFALRRAGIACEPFLWNAPVANLRNYAGYYIVGGFSYEDRSRAGVIASLEPVMQEIAREAASGKVVLGICNGAQILVETGLVPGYRSRHLGMVLAPNRMERQGRLVGVGYYNDHCYLQTGLESGRNAFNRKLGAKDRIRVPFAHAEGRFLFEPTLADQMEELGMLAFRYVDASGERVVDYPVNPNGSERNVAAVTNVAGNVMAMMPHPERVSEGDVIFESIGEYMREYDRISLDTTELKEPTRAQNEDAIAMGKLEPEFEHLPVKLIITDNTACSIEDALEKKGYAISVERWVLWSLQAEAPLSSAQHQALVASGELLNTNKEWIDAIDQVQHPTPEGITLLVDSPVNPVAAMRLQTLKKRFAMNHLRQIRQRTIWRLTDQSGKGVDWQALVKTHIFHNPVTDTLCRLA
- the purM gene encoding phosphoribosylformylglycinamidine cyclo-ligase; its protein translation is MNDQKANKVTYQSAGVNIDAGMEVVARIKSKVRSTFSPAVMADIGSFGSMIDLGAVLKGYDEPVLIQSIDGVGTKVTLGCKLRQFAGLGKDIVNHACDDILVHGAKPITFLDYVASQELEPAVVAEIVGGMADACIESGVSLVGGETAEMPPTYAKGEIDIVGVITGVVEKRKLITGASIQPGQVIVGLASSGLHTNGYSLARKVLLEIAGLDLTVHHNDLGMTLGQALLEPHRNYYPAFAAADAAGIRIHGMAHITGGGFYDNIPRVLPEGCQAEIQLGTWPVLPIFDLISKLGGVERDEMFRAMNMGIGMTWVVDAEQASQLIETVAAAGYDAYRIGSIVPGDCKVVLKERG
- a CDS encoding mechanosensitive ion channel domain-containing protein — encoded protein: METEADLKPFLTQTLAHALMDRGIGPALAWYSAFGMTLLVFLLIVFALVYVRKQYVQVLVQKLTAKTRFRWDDVLTRHGCFTWAVNLGISVAFILLSQVFFGNMNVGGVPLGQLITTVCNLYFIVTLLLLVDSLLNAGMGFYGLLPISKDIEIKGFVQAVKLVVFLVGAIFFLSVLLGKTPVYFLSGIGALTAVLLLIFKDAILGLVAGIQISVNRTVRVGDWIEMPAHGADGDVTDISLTTVKIQNWDKTITSIPTYDLIQKSFKNWRGMREVGGRRIKRSLMIDLSTVRFADREMIDHFRSITLIRDYVDQKIAEIDAFNKENGIMDFPRNGRSLTNIGTFRAYCVAYLKANPQIHDKLTFLVRQLAPTSKGLPIEIYVFSKDTNWVNYEAIQSDIFDHLFAILPEFRLAAFQEASGLDVRSLGSALSR